One genomic segment of Mesoterricola silvestris includes these proteins:
- a CDS encoding UDP-glucose dehydrogenase family protein, translating to MKVTVFGCGYVGLVTGVCLASLGHEVACVDVDASRVDLINAGQTPIYEPGLEALLRENLAQGRFRATLDARAALRGSRISMIAVGTPDRDGRIDLSFVETVARTIGAHLKGDPAYHTIVVKSTVVPGTTLGLVRATLESASGRVAGEGFGVAMNPEFLREGFAVQDFMEPDRVVLGHLGAQAGEDLEALYAAFHCPRIHVTPTEAEFVKYASNALLATCISFANEIYTLCEGTPGVDGRQVLEILHMDRRLTPQHGGESVRPGILSYLFGGVGYGGSCLPKDLNAITAMARERGLPAPLLEQVVRVNRDRPAAIVQRLATELGGLQGRLVTVLGLAFKPGTDDWRNSPSQPLVEALLAGGARVRAWDPLAEAAAVAAWGGRVALHRDPRSALEGAHAAVLATAWPEIQEWPWEELAAAMASPVILDGRNALKDRGWPSPVRYVPVGRGPALPSRESHVQP from the coding sequence ATGAAGGTCACCGTCTTCGGATGCGGTTATGTGGGCCTGGTCACGGGCGTCTGCCTCGCCTCCCTGGGCCACGAGGTGGCCTGCGTGGACGTGGATGCCTCCCGGGTGGACCTCATCAATGCCGGGCAAACGCCCATCTACGAACCGGGCCTGGAGGCCCTGCTGCGGGAGAACCTCGCCCAGGGCCGGTTCCGGGCCACCCTGGACGCCCGGGCCGCCCTGCGGGGCAGCCGGATCTCCATGATCGCGGTGGGCACCCCGGACCGGGACGGGCGCATCGACCTTTCCTTCGTGGAGACCGTGGCCCGCACCATCGGCGCCCACCTGAAGGGGGATCCCGCCTACCACACCATCGTGGTCAAGAGCACCGTCGTGCCCGGCACGACCCTGGGCCTGGTGCGCGCCACCCTGGAGTCCGCCTCGGGCCGGGTGGCGGGGGAGGGTTTCGGGGTGGCCATGAACCCGGAGTTCCTGCGGGAGGGCTTCGCGGTCCAGGACTTCATGGAGCCGGACCGGGTGGTGCTGGGCCACTTGGGCGCCCAGGCGGGCGAGGACCTGGAGGCCCTCTACGCGGCCTTCCATTGCCCCAGGATCCACGTGACCCCCACCGAAGCCGAATTCGTGAAGTACGCGTCCAACGCCCTCCTCGCCACCTGCATATCCTTCGCCAACGAGATCTACACCCTGTGCGAGGGCACGCCCGGCGTGGACGGACGGCAGGTCCTGGAGATCCTCCACATGGACCGGCGGCTCACCCCCCAGCACGGCGGTGAGTCCGTGCGGCCGGGGATCCTGTCCTACCTCTTCGGGGGCGTGGGCTATGGGGGCAGCTGCCTGCCCAAGGATCTGAACGCCATCACGGCCATGGCCAGGGAGCGGGGTCTGCCGGCGCCCCTCCTGGAGCAGGTGGTGCGGGTCAACCGGGATCGGCCCGCCGCCATCGTCCAGCGCCTGGCGACGGAGCTGGGCGGCCTCCAGGGGCGGCTCGTCACGGTCCTGGGCCTCGCCTTCAAACCGGGGACGGACGACTGGCGCAACTCCCCCTCCCAGCCCCTGGTGGAGGCCCTGCTCGCCGGGGGTGCCCGGGTGCGCGCCTGGGACCCCCTGGCCGAGGCCGCGGCCGTGGCGGCCTGGGGAGGCCGGGTGGCGCTCCACCGGGACCCCCGCTCCGCCCTGGAGGGCGCCCACGCCGCCGTGCTGGCCACGGCCTGGCCGGAAATCCAGGAATGGCCCTGGGAGGAACTGGCCGCGGCCATGGCCTCCCCCGTGATCCTGGACGGGCGCAACGCCCTGAAGGATCGCGGGTGGCCCTCCCCCGTCCGATACGTACCGGTGGGCCGCGGTCCGGCCCTTCCTTCCCGGGAGTCCCATGTCCAACCCTGA
- the rfbH gene encoding lipopolysaccharide biosynthesis protein RfbH: MSNPESLRAQILELTRQYAEIAHAPKPFVPGESRVHYSGRVFDQAELLNLVGSSLDFWLTAGPYATRFEEAMRGFFGSRGFLLVNSGSSANLLMVSALCAEAADKARESGPGRLLPGDEIITPAVTFPTTLTPILQNRLVPVFVDCEVDTCNIDPGLVEDAIGPRTRAILAPHTVGNPCDLAALTDIARRRNLWLLEDGCDALGATFEGRLVGTFGAMSSLSFYPAHHITMGEGGGVCVNAPELKRTLLSLRDWGRDCWCDPGANNTCGRRFDWHMGELPYGYDHKYIYSNLGYNLKATDLQAAIGLAQFDKIPRFVAARRRNFRLLLQGLKPLEDRLLLPRIDPRADPSPFGFPITVREGVDRRALVGHLEAAKIETRLVFGGNILRQPGFLNIDKRVAGSLEGSDRIMRDTFFVGVYPGLGEAQIEYILGVIHGFFARN, from the coding sequence ATGTCCAACCCTGAATCCCTCCGGGCCCAGATCCTTGAACTGACGCGGCAATACGCAGAAATTGCCCACGCGCCGAAGCCCTTCGTGCCCGGCGAGAGCCGGGTCCATTACTCCGGCCGGGTCTTCGACCAGGCCGAGCTCCTCAACCTGGTGGGGTCCTCCCTGGATTTCTGGCTCACCGCGGGGCCATATGCCACCCGTTTCGAGGAGGCCATGCGCGGCTTCTTCGGAAGCCGGGGCTTCCTCCTGGTCAATTCCGGATCCAGCGCCAATCTCCTCATGGTTTCCGCCCTCTGCGCGGAGGCCGCGGACAAGGCCCGGGAATCGGGGCCCGGCCGCCTCCTGCCCGGGGACGAGATCATCACCCCCGCCGTCACCTTCCCCACCACCCTGACCCCCATCCTCCAGAACCGCCTGGTGCCGGTCTTCGTGGACTGCGAGGTGGACACCTGCAACATCGACCCCGGGCTCGTGGAGGACGCCATCGGCCCGCGCACCCGGGCCATCCTCGCGCCGCATACGGTGGGCAACCCCTGCGACCTGGCCGCCCTCACGGACATCGCCCGGCGCCGCAACCTCTGGCTCCTGGAGGACGGCTGCGACGCCCTGGGGGCCACCTTCGAGGGACGCCTGGTGGGCACCTTCGGCGCCATGAGCAGCCTCAGCTTCTACCCCGCCCACCACATCACCATGGGCGAGGGCGGGGGCGTCTGCGTGAACGCCCCCGAACTCAAGCGGACCCTCCTCTCCCTCCGGGACTGGGGACGGGACTGCTGGTGCGACCCCGGCGCCAACAACACCTGCGGCCGCCGCTTCGACTGGCACATGGGCGAACTGCCCTATGGCTACGACCACAAGTACATCTATTCCAACCTGGGCTACAACCTCAAGGCCACGGACCTCCAGGCCGCCATCGGCCTGGCCCAGTTCGACAAGATCCCCCGGTTCGTCGCCGCCCGGCGCCGCAACTTCCGGCTCCTCCTCCAGGGCCTGAAGCCCCTGGAGGACCGCCTCCTCCTGCCCCGGATCGACCCCCGCGCCGATCCGTCCCCCTTCGGCTTCCCCATCACCGTGCGCGAAGGCGTGGACCGGCGGGCCCTGGTGGGCCACCTGGAGGCGGCGAAGATCGAGACCCGCCTGGTCTTCGGGGGGAACATCCTGCGCCAACCGGGATTCCTGAACATCGACAAGCGGGTCGCGGGGAGCCTGGAGGGCTCCGACCGGATCATGCGGGACACCTTCTTCGTGGGGGTGTACCCGGGCCTGGGGGAGGCGCAGATCGAGTACATCCTCGGGGTCATCCATGGTTTCTTCGCCCGGAACTAG
- a CDS encoding N-acetylneuraminate synthase family protein, producing the protein MKIGGREIGPGHPPLVIAEIGINHEGDLAKAMRMVDDAQAAGCECAKFQCHVVEDEMVPNKVIPANARESIWDIMVRCSLSEEEEWALKEHVEKRGLLYLSTPFSRAAAVRLERFGVQAYKIGSGECNNYPLVRHIAAYGKPVILSTGMNDLDSIQGSVDLLRAAGVPFCLMHCTSMYPTPYAKVRLGALGDLARRFPDAVLGLSDHSMGIYTCLASVALGASVLEKHFTSDKAWPGPDVPLSIDPAELAELVKGSRAVFEALGGSKTILPEEQPTIDFAYACVVSLRELAPGTRLGPEDIWVKRPGTGEILAAEFEGLLGRELKRAVPAGTQLRWEDLA; encoded by the coding sequence ATGAAGATCGGCGGCAGGGAAATCGGTCCGGGCCATCCCCCGCTCGTGATCGCGGAGATCGGCATCAACCACGAGGGAGACCTGGCCAAGGCCATGCGGATGGTGGACGATGCCCAGGCCGCGGGCTGCGAGTGCGCGAAGTTCCAGTGCCACGTCGTGGAAGACGAGATGGTGCCCAACAAGGTGATCCCGGCCAACGCCAGGGAGAGCATCTGGGACATCATGGTCCGGTGCTCCCTTTCGGAGGAGGAGGAGTGGGCCCTGAAGGAGCACGTGGAAAAGCGCGGCCTCCTCTACCTCTCCACGCCCTTCTCGCGGGCCGCCGCCGTCCGCCTCGAACGCTTCGGCGTCCAGGCCTACAAGATCGGTTCGGGGGAATGCAACAACTACCCCCTGGTGCGCCACATCGCCGCCTACGGGAAACCGGTGATCCTCAGCACGGGCATGAACGACCTGGATTCCATCCAGGGATCCGTGGATCTCCTGAGGGCCGCGGGCGTGCCCTTCTGCCTGATGCATTGCACGTCCATGTACCCGACGCCCTACGCCAAGGTCCGCCTCGGCGCCCTCGGGGACCTGGCGCGGCGGTTCCCGGACGCGGTCCTGGGGCTCAGCGACCACTCCATGGGCATCTACACCTGCCTGGCCTCCGTGGCCCTGGGCGCCTCGGTCCTGGAGAAGCACTTCACCTCGGACAAGGCCTGGCCGGGACCGGACGTGCCCCTGTCCATCGATCCCGCGGAACTGGCCGAACTGGTCAAGGGTTCCCGGGCGGTCTTCGAGGCCCTGGGGGGGAGCAAGACGATCCTCCCGGAAGAGCAGCCCACCATCGATTTCGCGTACGCCTGCGTCGTCTCCCTGAGGGAGCTGGCCCCCGGCACCCGCCTGGGGCCGGAGGACATCTGGGTGAAGCGCCCGGGGACGGGCGAGATCCTGGCCGCGGAGTTCGAGGGGCTCCTGGGGCGGGAACTCAAGCGGGCCGTGCCCGCGGGCACGCAGCTGCGCTGGGAGGATCTCGCCTAG
- the neuC gene encoding UDP-N-acetylglucosamine 2-epimerase: MERRRIAVFTGTRAEYGLLYPVLRAIDRDPRLDYRLLVGGAHLQEAFGGTVSEILADGLQVHGTVDLPPVQDTLAGSTRALGLTIVGLGDLLARERPDFVLVYGDRTESMAAVLAGTQMNLPTAHIEGGDYTEGGALDDSLRHAMTKLAHVHFATNAQARDRILKLGEEPWRVFDVGLPALDLIREGRFAAPEAVLADLGLDAERPVALFCQHSVATEFEAAVLQVEPSLRALERLAAEGWQVIITYPNNDAGGRAIIERLAALQDLPGITLTRSLGRHRFHGLLNVIGRLGRGCLAGNSSAGLKETPIFGCPAVNIGSRQQGRMRAANVLDVPYEEEAILQAMRRCVDDAEFRALCRTCFNPYGEGQAGPRIADVLATLPMGQALVRKKMTF; encoded by the coding sequence ATGGAGCGCAGGAGGATCGCCGTCTTCACGGGCACGCGGGCCGAATATGGCCTGCTCTATCCCGTCCTGCGGGCCATCGACCGGGACCCGCGCCTGGACTACCGGCTCCTGGTGGGGGGCGCCCACCTTCAGGAAGCCTTCGGCGGCACGGTTTCGGAGATCCTGGCCGACGGCCTCCAGGTGCACGGGACCGTCGATCTGCCGCCGGTGCAGGACACCCTGGCCGGCTCCACCCGGGCCCTGGGCCTGACCATCGTGGGCCTGGGCGACCTGCTGGCCCGGGAGCGCCCGGACTTCGTCCTCGTGTACGGGGACCGCACGGAGAGCATGGCCGCCGTCCTGGCCGGAACCCAGATGAACCTTCCCACCGCCCACATCGAAGGCGGCGATTACACCGAGGGCGGGGCCCTGGACGATTCCCTGCGCCATGCCATGACCAAGCTGGCCCACGTCCACTTCGCCACCAACGCCCAGGCCCGGGACCGCATCCTGAAGCTCGGGGAGGAGCCCTGGCGGGTCTTCGACGTGGGACTGCCGGCCCTGGATCTCATCCGGGAGGGGCGCTTCGCCGCCCCCGAGGCGGTCCTGGCCGATCTGGGGCTCGATGCGGAACGGCCGGTGGCGCTCTTCTGCCAGCACTCCGTCGCCACGGAATTCGAGGCCGCCGTCCTCCAGGTGGAGCCGAGCCTGCGGGCCCTGGAGCGGCTCGCGGCCGAAGGGTGGCAGGTGATCATCACCTATCCGAACAACGACGCCGGCGGGAGGGCCATCATCGAGCGCCTGGCGGCGCTCCAGGACCTGCCCGGGATCACCCTCACCCGGAGCCTGGGCCGCCACCGTTTCCACGGCCTCCTCAACGTCATCGGCCGGCTGGGCCGCGGCTGCCTCGCGGGGAATTCCTCTGCGGGCCTCAAGGAGACGCCCATCTTCGGTTGTCCGGCCGTCAACATCGGATCCCGGCAGCAGGGGCGCATGCGGGCCGCGAACGTCCTGGACGTCCCCTACGAGGAGGAAGCCATCCTCCAGGCCATGCGCCGGTGCGTGGACGATGCGGAGTTCCGGGCCCTGTGCCGGACCTGCTTCAACCCCTACGGGGAAGGCCAGGCCGGTCCCCGGATCGCGGACGTCCTCGCCACCCTCCCCATGGGCCAGGCCCTGGTGAGAAAGAAAATGACCTTCTGA
- a CDS encoding FkbM family methyltransferase: MTQEKVPIPAVVRKSLELFPPVRAGRKVRAVAYPAGKLTRAMVDEGLFGALDLVGVADRAPQEFGGTYGALPVVPAEGIPALGPDAVLICSTRFHLSIHAELTALLAGSGIDVVDLCRDFQVPRYRDLAGRAERKGFALVDEGPGLLRLREPGSPGRSVLARTEHWTILEWTFRRFDDFFHDILPVTLPSGEQVLDFSRPGYHTYRASGARLFTPSVVQPEGLLYQYLDLVHPAPGEVVLDLGAFNGDSAYHFSKAVGANGLVVAVEADPVNFQALERNVRELGLANVRMIQAAVWSTDGMASFQCDGAMSSGLTDGFDFDLEGGSTAPGQSASVRTIRLETLLREHQLDRVDVVKIDTEGAELAILVSSMPTLRRLHPRIILEPHANDHPGLIGDMLGVLAEGGFKAEYLETDNLIVAR, encoded by the coding sequence ATGACCCAAGAGAAAGTTCCCATCCCCGCCGTGGTCCGGAAGAGCCTGGAGCTCTTCCCTCCCGTCCGGGCCGGGAGGAAGGTGCGGGCCGTGGCCTACCCCGCGGGGAAGCTCACCCGCGCCATGGTGGACGAAGGGCTTTTCGGCGCCCTGGACCTGGTGGGCGTGGCCGACCGGGCACCCCAGGAATTCGGCGGCACCTACGGTGCCCTGCCCGTGGTCCCGGCGGAAGGAATCCCGGCCCTTGGGCCGGACGCGGTGTTGATCTGCTCCACCCGGTTTCATCTGAGCATCCATGCGGAACTCACCGCCCTGCTCGCCGGTTCGGGGATCGACGTGGTGGACCTCTGCCGGGACTTCCAGGTTCCCAGGTACCGGGATCTCGCCGGCCGGGCCGAACGCAAGGGGTTCGCCCTGGTGGACGAGGGCCCGGGCCTCCTCCGTCTGAGGGAACCCGGGAGCCCCGGCCGGTCCGTCCTGGCCCGGACCGAGCACTGGACCATCCTGGAGTGGACGTTCCGGCGCTTCGATGACTTCTTCCACGACATCCTGCCGGTCACCCTGCCTTCGGGGGAGCAGGTCCTGGACTTCTCCCGGCCCGGGTACCACACCTACCGCGCCTCGGGGGCCCGGCTCTTCACGCCTTCCGTCGTCCAGCCCGAGGGCCTTCTCTACCAATACCTGGACCTCGTCCACCCGGCGCCGGGGGAGGTGGTGCTGGACCTGGGCGCCTTCAACGGGGACTCGGCCTACCATTTCTCGAAGGCCGTGGGCGCAAACGGGCTCGTGGTGGCCGTGGAGGCGGATCCCGTCAATTTCCAGGCCCTGGAACGGAATGTCCGGGAACTGGGCCTCGCGAACGTCCGCATGATCCAGGCAGCCGTCTGGTCCACGGACGGCATGGCCAGCTTCCAGTGCGATGGCGCGATGAGCTCCGGCCTCACCGACGGCTTCGATTTCGACCTGGAGGGGGGGAGCACCGCCCCCGGGCAGTCCGCCTCCGTAAGGACGATCCGCCTGGAGACCCTCCTCCGGGAACACCAGCTCGACCGGGTGGATGTCGTGAAGATCGACACCGAGGGGGCCGAGCTCGCGATCCTGGTATCCAGCATGCCGACGCTTCGCCGGCTCCACCCGAGGATCATCCTCGAACCCCACGCCAATGATCATCCGGGATTGATCGGGGACATGCTCGGCGTCCTGGCCGAAGGCGGGTTCAAGGCGGAGTACCTCGAAACCGACAACCTGATCGTCGCCCGGTAG
- a CDS encoding glycosyltransferase family 2 protein: MTLPLTIALTTYNRAPWLGKAIQGILDQTFEDFELLILDRGSTDATPEVILGFKDPRIRYVRNPPGTSREFNGMATNVIGRGEYILIAHDDDIFLPDLARRQFGMLAAHPGMTAVGANMHLMNESGEDVGTTLYPGTEDRVYGPGEYVRNVLEDRIWILVSGLMYRRRLIPAAAVQELYYGVVRKRKSKETRDATSEMNLLTYMNRKAPIGFLGEPLIRYRQHSGQDSRTYDVFRPIIDTVIGLKGAARHNRLGPETLGILEAFLQRYRLQATLGQWRDRKPSPSTLRKIRNGKPKLEQLAADLPARNALLPAGILMSQLGLSPDPALWSRGAEEAGALGNVATRALMAWMVSRQAGRNLFGPYPGLRRIAIFGSVFVASLLILEARERGLDVVCCLDSNPSRQGSSLLGVPIFPLGWLAEKGRGVDGIVISSEKDHLNLFRSILAEAGGDASKVVSWLEMVPRIAGEARAVGSPG, from the coding sequence ATGACCCTTCCCCTCACCATCGCGCTGACGACGTACAACCGGGCCCCGTGGCTGGGCAAGGCCATCCAGGGGATCCTGGACCAGACCTTCGAGGATTTCGAACTGCTGATCCTGGACCGGGGCAGCACCGACGCCACGCCGGAGGTGATCCTGGGCTTCAAGGATCCCCGCATCCGCTACGTGCGGAACCCGCCCGGCACCTCCCGCGAGTTCAACGGGATGGCGACCAACGTCATCGGCCGGGGCGAGTACATCCTGATCGCCCACGACGACGATATCTTCCTTCCGGACCTGGCCCGGCGGCAGTTCGGGATGCTGGCCGCCCATCCGGGCATGACGGCGGTGGGCGCGAACATGCACCTCATGAACGAATCCGGGGAGGACGTGGGCACCACCCTGTACCCGGGGACGGAGGACCGCGTCTACGGCCCCGGGGAATACGTGCGGAACGTCCTGGAGGACCGGATCTGGATCCTGGTGAGCGGGCTCATGTACCGGCGGCGCCTGATCCCCGCCGCGGCCGTCCAGGAGCTCTACTACGGCGTGGTCCGGAAGCGCAAGAGCAAGGAGACCCGGGACGCCACCTCCGAGATGAACCTCCTCACGTACATGAACCGCAAGGCGCCCATCGGTTTCCTGGGGGAGCCCCTGATCCGGTACCGGCAGCACTCCGGACAGGATTCCCGCACCTATGACGTCTTCCGGCCGATCATCGACACCGTCATCGGCCTCAAGGGCGCGGCCCGGCACAACCGGTTGGGGCCGGAGACCCTGGGGATCCTGGAGGCCTTCCTCCAGCGCTACCGGCTCCAGGCCACCCTGGGCCAATGGCGGGACCGGAAACCCTCCCCGTCCACCCTGCGGAAGATCCGGAACGGGAAACCGAAGCTCGAGCAGCTCGCCGCGGATCTCCCCGCCCGCAATGCGCTCCTGCCGGCGGGGATCCTCATGTCCCAGCTGGGGCTCTCCCCGGATCCCGCCCTCTGGAGCCGCGGCGCGGAGGAAGCCGGCGCGTTGGGGAACGTCGCGACCCGGGCCCTGATGGCCTGGATGGTTTCGCGGCAGGCGGGGCGCAACCTCTTCGGACCGTACCCGGGCCTCCGGAGGATCGCCATCTTCGGAAGCGTGTTCGTCGCGTCCCTCCTCATCCTGGAGGCGAGGGAGCGGGGCCTCGACGTGGTGTGCTGCCTGGATTCGAACCCGTCCCGCCAGGGGAGCAGCCTCCTGGGGGTGCCGATCTTCCCGCTGGGATGGCTGGCGGAGAAGGGCCGGGGCGTTGATGGAATCGTCATCAGTTCCGAGAAGGATCACCTGAACCTCTTCCGGTCGATCCTCGCGGAGGCGGGCGGGGATGCCTCGAAGGTCGTGTCGTGGCTCGAAATGGTCCCCCGGATCGCCGGCGAAGCCCGGGCGGTGGGGAGCCCGGGATGA
- a CDS encoding class I SAM-dependent methyltransferase: MIPVRACLICGTPHLDLAAARIAPFIAERCGLGAPLPPVRAARCPSCDFVFFDHRFDEEEARKLYAGYRDASYNRQRLRHEPYYHVLRELFEEGREATRKARIQDLANLFEGISRPFPKVLDYGGERDGWLAKGVFPRSSVTSYDLSFDAAPPAPRSQDLVLCSNVLEHVSFPLDLLGALKACVKPSGLICLEVPLEHWPGLRDFHARGEALLHEHVSFYSPRSVFRLLARAGLRPLGRGILRGGTLGILARPSRLGRWPRLLDLFAPRVPEPLPSLSAPGVDPMINGTVVRRVNALVDQWNAEGRTLVVAPAGRFSRGLLEHTRLGEANILGFCDRDPRAAGTALGGIPVRPYGELEALGPDFILVASPEHEPALCQALSGQADQGRPVLPLSKLIWP; this comes from the coding sequence ATGATCCCCGTCCGGGCCTGCCTCATCTGCGGAACGCCTCACCTGGATCTCGCCGCGGCGAGAATCGCCCCGTTCATCGCGGAACGCTGCGGCCTGGGAGCTCCGTTGCCCCCGGTGCGGGCGGCCAGGTGCCCTTCCTGCGATTTCGTGTTCTTCGACCACCGTTTCGACGAGGAGGAGGCCCGGAAGCTCTATGCCGGGTACCGGGACGCGTCCTACAACCGCCAGCGGTTGCGCCACGAGCCGTACTATCACGTGCTGCGGGAACTGTTCGAGGAGGGACGCGAGGCGACCCGCAAGGCCCGGATCCAGGACCTGGCGAATCTCTTCGAGGGCATCTCCCGCCCCTTCCCGAAGGTCCTCGACTACGGGGGGGAACGGGACGGGTGGCTGGCCAAGGGCGTGTTTCCCCGGTCCAGCGTCACGTCCTACGATCTGTCCTTCGACGCCGCCCCCCCCGCACCCCGCAGCCAGGACCTGGTCCTCTGCAGCAACGTCCTGGAACACGTCTCCTTTCCCCTCGACCTGCTGGGGGCGCTGAAGGCCTGCGTCAAGCCCTCAGGCCTGATCTGCCTGGAGGTTCCCCTGGAGCACTGGCCCGGCCTGCGGGACTTCCATGCCCGCGGGGAGGCGCTCCTCCATGAACATGTGTCGTTCTACTCCCCGCGGTCCGTGTTCCGGCTCCTGGCGCGGGCCGGCCTGCGGCCCCTGGGACGGGGGATCCTCCGCGGGGGTACGCTGGGGATCCTGGCGCGGCCTTCGCGCCTCGGCAGGTGGCCCCGGCTCCTGGACCTGTTCGCGCCCCGGGTGCCCGAGCCCCTGCCCAGCCTTTCCGCCCCCGGGGTGGACCCGATGATCAACGGCACGGTGGTCAGGCGCGTCAATGCCCTGGTGGACCAGTGGAACGCGGAAGGGCGCACCCTGGTGGTGGCGCCGGCGGGACGGTTCTCCCGGGGCCTGCTGGAGCACACGCGCCTGGGGGAGGCGAATATCCTGGGGTTCTGCGACCGCGATCCCCGGGCCGCGGGAACCGCGCTGGGCGGCATCCCGGTGCGCCCCTACGGGGAACTCGAGGCCCTGGGGCCCGATTTCATCCTCGTCGCCTCCCCCGAGCACGAGCCTGCCCTGTGCCAGGCGCTGTCGGGGCAGGCGGACCAAGGCCGGCCGGTGCTGCCCCTCTCCAAGCTCATCTGGCCCTGA
- a CDS encoding radical SAM protein, giving the protein MMDIQNFYAKARSGDPVDPGPLIQHLRSYGNVIIWGASFLGKAIERQLRRHGIAVARFWDERADDICDLPDFEVSKPFTGGQVPGETLVILAIGNLIIQSGLASRIEAAGYDHLLGDVVYMATGCPVSLKSGVDGTACIRSLTCRFIYCPRISNVLNHRALGGTVPEDGPLSMQSITLVINQVCSLGCKYCSSYMNAYPREDRVNFPLEGILRDIDLFFGAVDSVGSVTVMGGEPFLHPHINTIVEALLAKENCGLIAIPTSGTCRIRDEQLRSLRDPRVIVTFSNYLESITPRQKELFHRNVERVRSAGVFCSVGVAIPQWMIPATMEDKGLSVERISEITQACTPRYLQIKNGKLHPCDYANSFHNLKVADYPADYVTLAVPETRAELRRSIRSWMGAPYYRTCGHCGAQGELSGTSKAGEQGFVDLLPPRVRAR; this is encoded by the coding sequence ATGATGGATATCCAGAACTTCTATGCCAAGGCCCGTTCGGGCGACCCCGTGGATCCGGGCCCCCTGATCCAGCACCTCCGGTCCTATGGGAACGTGATCATCTGGGGGGCGAGTTTCCTGGGCAAGGCCATCGAAAGGCAGCTCCGGCGCCACGGGATCGCCGTGGCCCGGTTCTGGGACGAACGCGCGGACGACATCTGCGATCTCCCGGACTTCGAGGTTTCCAAGCCCTTCACGGGCGGCCAGGTCCCCGGGGAGACCCTGGTCATTTTGGCCATCGGGAACCTCATCATCCAGAGCGGCTTGGCCAGTCGGATCGAGGCCGCCGGGTACGACCACCTGCTGGGGGATGTGGTCTACATGGCCACCGGATGCCCCGTCAGCCTGAAGAGCGGCGTTGACGGCACGGCCTGCATCCGCAGCCTGACCTGCAGGTTCATCTACTGCCCGCGCATCAGCAATGTCCTCAATCACCGCGCCCTGGGGGGGACCGTACCGGAGGATGGACCGCTTTCCATGCAGAGCATCACCCTGGTCATCAACCAGGTCTGCAGCCTCGGGTGCAAGTATTGCAGTTCATACATGAACGCCTATCCCCGGGAGGATCGCGTCAACTTTCCCCTGGAGGGGATCCTCCGGGACATCGACCTGTTCTTCGGGGCGGTGGACAGCGTCGGCTCCGTCACGGTCATGGGGGGCGAGCCCTTCCTCCATCCCCACATCAACACCATCGTGGAGGCCCTCCTCGCCAAGGAGAACTGCGGGCTGATCGCCATCCCGACCTCCGGGACCTGCAGGATCCGGGACGAGCAATTGCGCTCGCTCCGGGATCCCCGGGTCATCGTCACCTTCTCGAACTACCTGGAATCCATCACACCGAGGCAGAAGGAACTGTTCCACCGGAACGTCGAGCGGGTCCGGTCCGCGGGCGTCTTCTGCTCCGTGGGGGTCGCCATCCCCCAGTGGATGATCCCGGCCACGATGGAGGACAAGGGCCTCAGCGTGGAACGCATTTCGGAAATCACCCAGGCCTGCACGCCGCGGTACCTCCAGATCAAGAACGGCAAGCTCCATCCCTGCGACTATGCCAATTCCTTCCACAATCTCAAAGTGGCCGATTACCCCGCCGACTACGTCACCCTCGCCGTCCCGGAAACCCGGGCGGAGCTCCGGCGGAGCATCCGGTCCTGGATGGGGGCGCCCTACTACCGGACCTGTGGCCACTGCGGCGCCCAGGGGGAACTGTCCGGGACCTCGAAGGCCGGCGAACAGGGGTTCGTGGACCTGCTGCCCCCCAGGGTCAGGGCCAGATGA